In Brachypodium distachyon strain Bd21 chromosome 5, Brachypodium_distachyon_v3.0, whole genome shotgun sequence, the genomic window AGCTTTCCGAAAGGCCCTACGATCCAGAGTCGGCCCAACGTTTCACGCGCGGGCCTAGCTAGACGGCGCTAGACACTTCTGAAAGAAAACACGGGCCGTAGACACGTGAAATGCCTTCGGAAAACGACGGGCCCGGCTAAGGCCCGGCATGCTGAACGACGAGAGCTGATTTCATGATTCGCGGGCGGGGGCAGCACACGGACACATGGTATGTTTGGAGCTTTGGACGGTGACCGAACTTTGCCTTATCTATTGGTCATTGGTTAAAATTTGGTTTTTATTTGAATGAAAGCCAAGTTTCAACAAGTCAATGGCTCATTCATAACTCTAGTTCGTTTTTTTGCCCAAAGTTGGTCAATTCATGAGAAGCAAAATCtcaaccaatattttggcaaccaaatttttAGCACATCGGATCCGTTTGCTTTGGTCCGAGAACCGCCCTGCCAAAAATTGGCCTGCCAATGCTCCAAGGGCCACCCTTTGCTTCAGCGCACCAAAGTTGCCGCGTCAATTGTGTTTTGCGCCACGCGCGGGCGAAACACAGACGACAGATTCCTTTGCCAAATCGTGGGCGAGCCAACTCTTGACGTGGTGGACGCGGGTAGAAACCCAACAAGCTCATCGTTTGTGGGCTCGAACCAAACAGCCACACGTCATCGCAACACAGTTTGATGGAGTTCTGGGCGCAAACCGTCGAGGTCAAACGATCGAAGCAACAAGAATCTTTGGTCATAGGCGGTAGGAGGTCGGTGAAGGTGGTTTAGAGCCTCTGACGATGATCTCGATGACGGTTCATCCTCAAATCCTTCGCCACCGGTTATCTAAGAATTTCTTGTATCTCTCCTTTTCCCTTTGTATTTCCTCCCCCGTTTCATAGAGTGAAAAAATTCCAATATAAACAAATGGTTTGCATCTAGGATGGATGTATGCCTCGGCCAAAGGGGGTATCAACGACGCTTGGCAGGGCCCAACGCACTACGGCACCTAGGCACGGGGCCCTCATCCATCACCTCGGTTGCCTCCCTCCGCAAGTTGCCTTCACATTGAAAatatgtgattcaaatttatcaaaatatggacgtatctatatatattaaaatttgtctagatacatgtgatttttcggcacttaatatggaaagGATGAAGtataaattttcaaaaaaaactgATATACTTTTCGACGTATCAATGAGCGCCTAACTGGATAATTACAGGAAGCATGCCAGTTTACAATTTTAGCGTCCATGGTGCTCTCTGTTTACAATGTTTTACTGTTTAGGATTTATTTTGTGAACTTTCGTACTCGTACAATGATCGAAGTGGACCAGTAACTCTGACGTGATCAGGTGCAAAGGAACCTGCTGAAGTAGGTTTGCGCAGGAGGAAAGACCGAAAGACGCAGAAGTTTGTCTCGTTTGGCTGGCGTGGTCGAGTGTGTCACGTGCTACGGTCTGCGCTGGACGATTTGCGAGCGGCGAGCTGACACATCAGTTCTCCGGGTTGACCAGCTCGTGTGAGATCCAGACCATCGTACGACGTCAGAGATTTGTTGCGTGTGAGCATACTGTACTTTGGAGGGGAGTCAGATGTATCCTCTGCAAGCTGCTGACCGCTGTTCGCGTAGATATATCGGCGTAGGCGCTCGAGTATATAGCTGCTAGCTACTGTAGTCGCTCGGGCGAACAAAAGTCAAActccaaaaataaatgagCTGCAGGCCGAGTGCAAGCATACCCTGCATGTATCGTTTTGCTGTTTCGTTCCGATGTGGAACAAAGCAGTAAATTTAGTCATGCAATCCTGAATTTGCGTCCTCAAGTGCGTCTACATCGCTCTACGTCCTGCCCGTAATAGTGTACTGCAAGCGCTGTCTTCTTTGCTATATATGCCTATGATTCGATTTTTGTAATCAGCCTCAACGCTAGCTATACACTGCCGTCTGCCGCGTACCTGCAAACGCTGTCgctatgattcaactttttaGCCTCAACGCTAGCTATACACTGCCGCGCGTACCTGCACAGGAAGTCAGGAAGACATTTTGCCGTGTAGTGGTATCCTTGACTCTAGCTACACAGCTTGACTAAAGACGAAAGGCTACTCAATCTTCTCTGCGtggtactagtagtactataCTTGTCCATCACCCCATCGGTTGATCAGTACTCGTGAGCAGTTGGGCATACGTCATGACGGCGATGGCGCCAAGGCACAGAACTGACAGAAGATCTCCCTCAGAACTCGTCGAAAATCTCGACAAGATCGCCATGGCAGACGATTTATATAGGGCCCATGCGTGTGCCGATCGActgtagcatgcatgcatgcagccgaGCTGGTTGCCGTCGTAACTCTGCAATGGCTTGGCAACATCACAGAGACCATCAATGTGCTGCGTTGGGCTAGCTGTTGGCCAAATCGGTGCAAGAGAGACCAAGTTTAAAATGGCTCAAGGTCGCGCGCGGAGCTATTCTCCGGACGGGACACAGTAGCGACGAGTGGTGTGGGGTTGATCGGCTGGCGTTCTCTGGCATTGCATGAACATGAATGCACGGCACCCCGAAAAGCCTAGACAGAAAGTAAGCACTTGCGCAGGCACTGCTGGCTTCCGTGCCGTCCCGTTGAGTACGTTTCAGGAGAGTACTCGGAGTTACTGCGAGCGAGATCCGGCCTTGCATTTACCTGTGGCTACGCGGTATGATTTGGTATTAATACCCGTAGCAGAAACTGCTAATCGGGCttgtgtcaaaaaaagaaaaaagagcgGTCACGGATCACCCGTAGCAGTATGCTGCATGCCCATTATTCCATTTATTACCATCCAAGTATCGGAGATGCACTATATCAACTCAGTTTGGAAATAAATTGTGGCGTGATCGCCTCTTTTATGCTCACATATGGCCCGTGATTACGGCAGAAATACGTTTTGCGTCTTGCTAGCCAGCTACAAGATCACACGGGTTATCTCGAGATACACCGGATAATCAAAGTTTTGGTACTCAATCAATGGCTCCTACGTATGTACAGTGCCGTAGTTACTCGAAATGTCCTCCTCCGTCGTCAGCCTCGGTGCATCAACCACCTGCACACCATTTCTTTATACGAGTAACACATTTAAGACGAGATACGGGGGCTCTGGCGCCGGGTCGTGCCAGCCGAGAAGGGAGTAAATGCTCGATCGATCGCACTCCTGTTTTCAGCAACAAAAGATTTGGTTCCTCGCTGCCAGCTGGCTGCACAATGCCTAGTGTGGCGTGCCACTGTGACACAGTGGCCAGCAAGCCCCGGATCCACTTCGCCCACAACGTCCTTTGAAAACGCCATGATTCGACCGCATCCGATCCGCGGCGGCCGAGCAGACCAGACCGTATCCGTATCTTGGATTCACTCtctccttgccgccgcgccataTCGATCCATATCCCTAGGGGCTAGAGCCAGCGCGCCCGCGACCTGTTGCCTTGCCATATCTTTTCCGCCTCCTCGGCttctctccttccttccccgGCCTCCCCTCTCGgctgtatgtatatatagggGCCGCGACCCCGTGTCTCGTAGCATCGCAGCACGGCAGCACTCCGCAGTCACCCACTTACCCAAATCCTTTGCGTTTctctccatctcctccgcgAGACCACGAGTGATCCATCGGTGAATTAAttgaaggaggaagagatgGCGAGCTCCTGCATGGGCATTGGCGGCGAGGGGAGCGCGCCCGCGGCGCCGCACGTGCTCGCCGTGGACGACAGCTCGGTGGACCGCGCCGTCATCACCGGCATCCTGCGCAGCTCCAAGTTTCGCGGTGAGTAATCAGCAAGGTCCTCTTTTTATTCATTCGCGAGAGTATAATGTCCACAAGATCAGATCGGTCGtttcctttctcttttgttcttttccctttttgcgTGCCAAGCATGCATGGTTTTGTGACGAGAGATTGATGTGCCTGCATGTGTGCAGTGACCGCCGTGGATAGCGCGAAGAGGGCTCTGGAGCTGCTGGGATCCGTATGTGGTCTTACTGAACCTCAAATCATCTCTCGTTTCAGAAATTTCCGTTTTTTGTGTTGCATTGCGTGCGCTATAACGTATTCTTGCATTGGGTTGCAGGGGGCCAATGTGAGCATGATAATCACCGACTACTGGATGCCGGATATGACTGGGTACGAACTGCTAAAGAAGGTGAAGGTAATATGACACGGCCAAccctttctcttctcctgAAATAACATGATAAATCATGCATGTACCTACGGCTAGATCCGCAGAGTACTACTGTACTTTTTTTGAGACGACAATGGTCAATGgaaatggcatgcatgcaggagTCATCCAAGCTGAGGGAGATTCCAGTGGTAATCATGTCCTCGGAGAACGTGCCTACCAGGATCAACAGGTTAGATTTCGCCGTGTGGGCACCCGTACTTAATTATGCACCAAAGGCATTCTTTCTTGTTTGTGCGGTACCCCGGTGTACTCTACTGTTTGTTTAACGTTGACACGTTTTTGGTCTGTCATCAGGTGCCTGGAGGAAGGAGCAGAGGACTTCCTGCTGAAGCCCGTGCGGCGGTCCGATGTGTCGCGACTGTGCAGCCGCGTCCTCCCCTGAGCGCTGCATGCGCCTCTGGCTCGGACGCAAGCTATCCTGCGTGGCACGTGGATTCAGAGGAGTACTGCTGTTTTGGCCTTTTTGGGGCAGGCATGGACGCATGGATGGAGTAGCGGTAGCCCAGTAGTATCGCTGTCAGTTTGCATGCAGCTAAGCCTGTGTTTTCCCTGATGTTTCCCCTGTTATAAGTAGTAGTAGACCTCGTATCCGTGGAAGTGCTGTGGCCTTTTGTCTTTCCTTGCCTGGGCAAGTACGGTGTCTCATGCATGTCTCGCTGTATGTTTCAGTCCCGTGGGGTTAGTGTTCAGTAAGAAAAGAAGTTTGATTAATTGGCCGCAACGTTTGCTGGTACGTGTTGGCGATGAACTTCATTTCGTTTTTTCTGAAGCAAGAATTGCTCGGTGTACAACGCTTCTCTTTTGTTTCCGCCGTTGGATGAATAATTGAGATGGTATGTTTTTGTTTCGAAACGGGGATAGTCGTACACTTGTATCGATCCAATTCAGGCATACTGTCACAGCTCCTCACGTGCAAGCATATTCATATATGAATGAGTACGGTGTCATGAGCAGAGCTTTCGAGTCGAATAATAGAAAGATCAGCTGACGGATGAAAAGGATGTCCGTAAGATCGTCGTACTGTAACATTTGACTGCTCCCATTGGTTCAAGCAGCTCTGACTATTCAAGCTTTCAACCGCTTTACGACCAGCTTTCAACTTGTAATATAGGAACTTCTATCAAATTCAAAGCAGCAATTAACTACTTCGTCTCAGGCGCTCTACTGCCAATTTTCAATTCGTAATTTAGGAGCTTTCGAACTCAAATCACCTATCGACTGGATGAGGTCCATCTTTTAACTGATACACTATGAACTTCCAGCCTCAGCTATCAGCTATCACAAAATCCAACTTTTAAGTCAACAACCATAATTTGCAACTTAACCAGCATCAATTTTAACCCCAATTTGCAGAACATAAACTCAGAAACAGAAGAAACATTTGGGAGAAAATCAACAAAACCATTTATCTAACATCCCCGGCCTCCAATCCTTCCATCATCGGTGCTAGACCCCGCCAACGCCGCCATCACGCTGAAGGTTGGATGCGGCGGAGCACAAGAAACTTAGTCAGTTGCATTGGTGTGTCCATGAGGGCACAACTGGAGGACTGGCTATGCCAATGTTGATATTCATTTTTGTTAGTAGAGACAAGAATAGATAATGACTATGGTTAATGAAAAgatacggttttgctatttcttagtcgactgagaaataactatttcttagtcgatgattacaaccttttgatccaatcattgagattcgtgtaaaatTCATGCAAGTtcgatggataagaaaatcttcattggatggctacggttgtcgactgagaaataactatttcttagtcgactgagaaatactAGACACTCCCgaaaatatattatatttGAGGGAGGGTGGGACTATTTCTCGATTGGcttaaaaatagttatttctcataCGATACCATAGCCATCTGGTGGAGGTTCTATTAACATTTATCACGAATCTCAGTCGTAAGACGTAAGATTTGATGGTCGTTAAAGTccacttagaaatagttatctTCGAACATCCTAGAATTTTGTGGTGGTCTCCATCTCCCTGTACTTTCATTGGTGCGAAACGAAGAAAACTTCCTGGACATTAATGTTTATCTACAAAATTTATGGAACATGTTATTGGACGTGCATCCATAATGTCTCAACCAACGTTGTGGCAAGATGTATTTTTGTATCAGCTTGATGCATTAATGTATTGTCgttaccaattttttttgttttgcagaaTATTGAAATGGAatgatgaaaagaaaatggctACATATAGGGAGCAAACATTTGCTCCCTATCCCCGCCGCGCGACGGGCTAAAGTTGTTAGTCCCGGATACTACAAGTTACCATCTCAACATATTAAACTTGTCACCCCAAAGTACTAAAGTTGTCAGAAGACACGTGGTGTGGTCGCAGCCACGTTCTTTCGAACAACAGATCGTTTGCTCCAGAAGACGGAAGGACGAGCATTCGTTCCTTATAATTTTCCAAACGAAATAACCTAACAAGAGTATTAAAGACCAAAATTTTGATACTTGTATGAATGAATAATTTGGCAAGCAAATGACTCCTTACCAAATCTAGCTCATTTTTGTTGCCAATTATAACCGATTCATGAGCAACAAAAGGCTTCACCAAATATTTGGCGATGACAAGCTAGTGCTGGAAAATGTGTCAAATGCACTAGTTAGTCAAAtcaaagttaaaaaaaaaacttaaaccCTTGCGGCCACTCTGTGAACTGTCACCATGGCTTTCTCCGCCTCCCcatccctctcctctctcgcttcctccaccgccgccgcggccgcggccgccgcgatcTCTTCGTCCACTCGCTTCCCCCCTTCCAACTCCTTTCACGATCCAAAATCTCTTCAACCCTCTCTCAGACTATTCTCCCCGCTCCCCAAATCCCAATCGCTATCATGCTCCGGGCCGCACGTCCcctgcgccgccaccggcgacgGATCGGGTGCCGACAATAGCGGGAACGATTCAGGCGGAAACGGCGGAAAGGATGGAGGTGGcggggacgacgacggcggcgacgacgactacGAGGAGGCCGAGTTTGGACCGCTGCTCGGCTTCCACGAGGTGGTTCGCCTCGCCGCTGCccgcggtgtggcgctcccggCCGACATGATGGAGGCGGCCAAGGACGCCGGCATCCGGGAAGTCTTATTGCTCCGATACTTCGATTTGCAGGTATCAGTACtgcacttctttttttaatctgtCAAGGCGGCCGTTTTAATTTCTCATACCTTTCTATCTGCGTAGGCCGCACCGTGGCCACTCGGAGCAATGATACGGGCCTTCTCGATGCTCCGCAACAGGATGCTCGCCGATCCGTCGTTCCTCTTCAAAGTTGGCACCGAGGTGTGCGGCTGGTTTTTCATCAGACACTGAGGTTCTGTATATTTTGTCCAGTGGGTTTTTAAGATGAGGTTTTGGATTGAATGCAGGTTGTGATCGACTCGTGCTGTGCAACGGGTGCCGAGGTGCAGAAGAGGGGAGAGGACTTCTGGGCAGAGTTTGAGTTGTACGCTGCTGATATTCTGATTGGGGTGGTGGTTGATATCGCCCTCGTGGGGATGTTGGCTCCCTATGTGAGATTCGGGAAGTCGTCTACTTCAACAGGGCTGCTTGGGAGATTCAACCGGATGGCTGGAGCTTTGCCAAGCAGGTGAAATTGTATTTCTTTATACTCTGTATAAGTTTTCCTCTAGAGGTTGATAGGTAATatgaaaggaaaagaaagtcaAAAGGTGTTTAGGTTGTAGTTTCACTCGTCATAACCATCAGACTCAGTCCAATAAATCAAATGAGATTGTGTGAACGGATTAAGCAGATGTTGCTTATCAGTAGTAGTAATTTGACTAATGAATGTCTCTTTACCTGTAGTGTTTTTGAAGCTGAAAGACCAGACTGCAGATTTACAGTTCAGCAAAGGATTGGAACATACTTTTATAAGGTAATGACTCTTATATCAAATGTATTCACTCCGAATTCGAAGCATCATTGTTTATAGGAGTATATAGTTTTGGAATGCTGGAAAATCATTATGTTCTTTGGGCTGACTTGCTCTTATTCCAGGGTGTTTTGTATGGCTCTGTTGGATTTGTCTGTGGTATTATTGGCCAGGGAATTGCCAATATGATAATGACCGCTAAGAGGTAATGCTTATGCCTTGTGCTTTTGGCACATCTGAAATATCGTTCAATCTTCCAAAAAATAAAGTCAAGCATTCCATAATCATTTTCCCCATTTTTACTTTTGGCTGTCTCCTACTATGATATCCTTTTCTGTAGGTGTTTCTATAAGTtttatttgttgtttgttcACCACCTCACTAATGCTAATGAACAGTATTCCCAAATTATGTTTTCTCATAACTTGACATGTGCTTCTTTTCATGTTTCAGGAATGTGAAAAAATCAGATGAAGATATTCCTGTTCCACCACTTATTAAGAGTGCTGCTCTTTGGGGTATGTGCATTATGTGTTTCTCTGTTAGCACTTCTTTTACTTGATCGTAGTTACATGCTCAGTAACTGAAAATATCGGTTTGATGACTTTTACCACTTCTAGCATCTGAGTCCAACATACATGTTGGCTTACTTTAATGTTTAATGTCTTCAGTTTCATTTAGCTATGATTAAACTTTCTTGAGCATTCAACTATGTTCCTTCAGATAATCTTGAAGGATATAGAAATAGATTCTGTTACTTGCTAATTTCACTGTTTATGTTATCTTTCTGCAGTGTGATCCCCATTTTATGCCCCAAATAGTATAACTGTATAAGCATATACCATTTGTACGTTCAATTCAACTGACAAGCAATGTTGACATATAGGTGTATTCCTTGCTGTATCATCCAATACACGCTATCAGATCATCAATGGTCTGGAGCGAGTAGTTGAGGCATCACCAGTTGCGAAGAGTGCCCCTCCTGTTGCAATGGCTTTCACTGTTGGTGTTCGTTTTGCCAATAACATCTATGGCGGCATGCAATTTATCGATTGGGCTCGATGGAGTGGGGTTCAGTAAGGGTGAGTTATCTTATTTTAgttgttcatttttttcatatcCCACCAATCGAAGGCTGTCTTGTCTTTCCATTTATAATCAAATAAATGTTGCAGACCGTAAGAGAACACTGAATTTTTTGCAGCCTTTTtttgggggtggggggtgcTGAGTGGGATTAGCAGCTGCAGCCCTCTGGAAGttgtgaaatttcatcgcTTGGAGAAAACCAAAGGATCGAGATGACATCACAAGGTTGGCATACATGAGCTAAGCTGCCTAAGCACAGTTTTATTTCAGTTACTCTTGTGGGAGTGCGCCTGTATTGAGAGTTTGAGACCAAAACTGACATAATTGTAACTTCATCGTTTAATTGATCGTGAGTAATATGACTCGACTGTGAATTGACTGTCCCCACTCCCCAGTATACCCCGAAACCATTTCTTTATATGTACTTGAATTAGCCAAATTCCCTGTTAAAATAACGTTGAAACAGGataacacatttttttttcagctaTGTGCTATACTGTGCCGAAAAAGACGGCCCTCCATACTTCTAATGGCAGGCCGTGCTGCTTCGTATCACATGGATCATCATTAAGCGTTTCCTATAGATGGATTTCACCGCTTGGCAGGATAATTTTGTCAAACCAGATAACAGAAGCTGTGTCAACGTACCAGTCCGAACTGTCGGCTTACCAAACCCGACTGTTGACTGGAATGTGACAACGGAAGCCGTCTGCCGAAAATGACATATCTATCGCATCCGAGTAACTGTGAAATAAAGTCGTAGCATGGCACCTCACAAATGAAGGCGTGTTTCAACCTGCGACGCCAATGCCCGAGTACCCAATTTGAATACGCAATGCAACAATTTGAATACGCAATGCAAAGGGAAGGGACATGAATACTCGTTCGCTAATACTAGCTCTGAGGAAATAGGTGAAGAAGCATGTAGCAAAAAGATGGTCTTGACCATGGCGGCTCTCCTGCCGCTGGTAATGATGCTTCTTGCCAAACAAGCTGCGTCCGCGGCGAGCCGCAGTTGCCGGACGAGCTGCGGCCTGATCGACTTCTCCTACCCCTTCGGCATAGGCTCCGGATGCTCCCTGCCGGGATTCAACCTCACCTGCGACGAC contains:
- the LOC100825781 gene encoding two-component response regulator ORR5 isoform X2, with amino-acid sequence MASSCMGIGGEGSAPAAPHVLAVDDSSVDRAVITGILRSSKFRVTAVDSAKRALELLGSGANVSMIITDYWMPDMTGYELLKKVKESSKLREIPVVIMSSENVPTRINRCLEEGAEDFLLKPVRRSDVSRLCSRVLP
- the LOC100825781 gene encoding two-component response regulator ORR5 isoform X1 translates to MASSCMGIGGEGSAPAAPHVLAVDDSSVDRAVITGILRSSKFRVTAVDSAKRALELLGSVCGLTEPQIISRFRNFRFLCCIACAITYSCIGLQGANVSMIITDYWMPDMTGYELLKKVKESSKLREIPVVIMSSENVPTRINRCLEEGAEDFLLKPVRRSDVSRLCSRVLP